In the genome of Kiritimatiellia bacterium, the window GTCACCGGCGGAAAGCTGCCGTTCGGACATGCCCTAGAATCGAGGACGACGCGATGAAAGAAATTGGACTGGCGGTGCTGGGTTTCGGCACGGTGGGCGCCGGCGTGGTCGAGGGTCTCCAGCGCAACGCGGAGCTGATTGCGCGACGGGTCGGTGCGCGTCCGGTGCTGCGGTGGATTGCTGACCTCGACCTCGAGCGCGACCGTGGCGTCCGCGTGGACCGCTCGCTCCTCACGCGAGACGCGCGCTCGGCGGTGGAAGACCCGCGGGTGGACATCGTGATTGAACTGATCGGCGGAGTCGGGATTGCGCGGGAGCTGGTCACGCGCGCGCTTGAACTCGGAAAACCTGTGATCACCGCCAACAAAAAGATGCTGGCCGAATACGGCTCCGAGCTGTTCGGGTTGGCAGCCGCCCGAGACACCGAGCTGGCATTTGAAGCGAGCGTCGGCGGCGGTATCCCGATCATCAAGGCGCTGCGCGAGGGGCTGGTGGCCAACAACATCCTCGAGATTCACGGCATCCTCAACGGCACGTGCAACTACATCCTGACGCGGATGGAACTGGAAAACCTGCCGTTTTCGGAGGCGCTCCGGGCGGCGCAAGCCGCCGGCTTCGCCGAGGCGGAGCCAAGCTTGGACATCGACGGGCTCGACACGGCGCACAAGGCGGCCATCCTCGCCTCCCTGGCATACGGCTTTCCCGTTCCCATGTCGGCCGTCCACGTCGAAGGCATCCGCGGGCTGGCGATCGATGAAATCCGCTATGCCGGCGAACTGGGATACCGCGTGAAGCTGCTGGCCATCATCAAGCGCGAGGCCAATGGCATCAGCG includes:
- a CDS encoding homoserine dehydrogenase yields the protein MKEIGLAVLGFGTVGAGVVEGLQRNAELIARRVGARPVLRWIADLDLERDRGVRVDRSLLTRDARSAVEDPRVDIVIELIGGVGIARELVTRALELGKPVITANKKMLAEYGSELFGLAAARDTELAFEASVGGGIPIIKALREGLVANNILEIHGILNGTCNYILTRMELENLPFSEALRAAQAAGFAEAEPSLDIDGLDTAHKAAILASLAYGFPVPMSAVHVEGIRGLAIDEIRYAGELGYRVKLLAIIKREANGISVRVHPALVPARHMLGSVDGVFNAVLVRGDIVGDTLYYGRGAGRLPTASAVLADVADVAARLARGGQTGARALPLGGASEPLVDMSEIRTRYYLRMSLLDQPGTLARVAAALGAHRVSIASMVQKERRQGEHVPVIMLTHAAEERAFRAALAEIDALDVVGAPTVALRIQDFE